One segment of Paramormyrops kingsleyae isolate MSU_618 chromosome 8, PKINGS_0.4, whole genome shotgun sequence DNA contains the following:
- the LOC111856934 gene encoding ras-related protein Rab-7a isoform X2 — MSAWNKAHLKVILIGNSGVGKSSFMNQYVNHRFTNTYRATIGADFLTKEITVDGRLIVLQIWDTAGTERFQSLGNALYRGAHCCLLLFDVSSMTSFSSLSDWLKEFLVQADPPEPTSFPFVVIGNKTDLRKREVPQRLALDWCKKVGAKYFEGSAKEGVDVDKPFQTAARAALQRYNTHTLESTGRNIQIKVEQVDDTPKAHCLC, encoded by the exons ATGTCGGCTTGGAACAAGGCGCATTTGAAGGTCATTTTAATTGGCAACTCCGG GGTGGGGAAGTCCTCGTTCATGAACCAATATGTGAACCATCGCTTCACCAACACGTACCGCGCCACCATTGGGGCAGACTTCCTCACCAAGGAGATCACGGTGGACGGCAGGCTGATAGTGCTGCAG ATCTGGGACACTGCAGGCACCGAGAGGTTCCAGTCCCTGGGTAATGCCCTGTACCGAGGAGCACATTGTTGCCTCCTGCTGTTCGACGTGAGCTCCATGACCTCCTTCTCATCGCTCAGTGACTGGCTTAAGGAGTTCCTGGTGCAGGCTGATCCCCCAGAACCAACCAGCTTCCCCTTCGTAGTCATCGGTAACAAGACTGACCTGCGAAAGCGAGAA GTGCCCCAGCGTCTGGCATTGGACTGGTGCAAGAAGGTGGGGGCCAAGTACTTTGAGGGGAGCGCCAAGGAGGGTGTGGATGTGGACAAACCCTTTCAGACAGCGGCCCGTGCAGCTCTTCAGCGG TATAACACCCACACGCTGGAGAGCACTGGAAGAAATATCCAGATTAAGGTTGAACAGGTAGACGACACACCAAAAGCCCACTGTCTCTGCTGA
- the LOC111856934 gene encoding uncharacterized protein isoform X1, translated as MSAWNKAHLKVILIGNSGVGKSSFMNQYVNHRFTNTYRATIGADFLTKEITVDGRLIVLQIWDTAGTERFQSLGNALYRGAHCCLLLFDVSSMTSFSSLSDWLKEFLVQADPPEPTSFPFVVIGNKTDLRKREVGQDAHSSTPEARTSLCLAVPQRLALDWCKKVGAKYFEGSAKEGVDVDKPFQTAARAALQRYNTHTLESTGRNIQIKVEQVDDTPKAHCLC; from the exons ATGTCGGCTTGGAACAAGGCGCATTTGAAGGTCATTTTAATTGGCAACTCCGG GGTGGGGAAGTCCTCGTTCATGAACCAATATGTGAACCATCGCTTCACCAACACGTACCGCGCCACCATTGGGGCAGACTTCCTCACCAAGGAGATCACGGTGGACGGCAGGCTGATAGTGCTGCAG ATCTGGGACACTGCAGGCACCGAGAGGTTCCAGTCCCTGGGTAATGCCCTGTACCGAGGAGCACATTGTTGCCTCCTGCTGTTCGACGTGAGCTCCATGACCTCCTTCTCATCGCTCAGTGACTGGCTTAAGGAGTTCCTGGTGCAGGCTGATCCCCCAGAACCAACCAGCTTCCCCTTCGTAGTCATCGGTAACAAGACTGACCTGCGAAAGCGAGAAGTAGGTCAAGATGCACACAGCTCTACCCCTGAAGCCCGAACAAGTTTATGTTTGGCT GTGCCCCAGCGTCTGGCATTGGACTGGTGCAAGAAGGTGGGGGCCAAGTACTTTGAGGGGAGCGCCAAGGAGGGTGTGGATGTGGACAAACCCTTTCAGACAGCGGCCCGTGCAGCTCTTCAGCGG TATAACACCCACACGCTGGAGAGCACTGGAAGAAATATCCAGATTAAGGTTGAACAGGTAGACGACACACCAAAAGCCCACTGTCTCTGCTGA